TCCGGCTGCCTTCAGGGAGTCGGGGTGTCTCGATGACGCGGACATGGACGCTGGCGGACCCCTGCGCGACCCATCCCCGGTGCACGATCACGCGGATACCGCGCAGCGTCCCCTCCTCGAGTTTCTGGCTGCGCCGATGCGCCGCATACCGCTCCTCGAGATCGGAGACACGTTTCGCGGCCTCGGGGCTGCGCACCGCCTCGTCGAGTTTGTTCGATGCCGATCCGATGATCTTCTTGGGCAACTCCAGCGGGTCCACGCTCCCAGCATGGCGCCTGTCCTGCCCGAACGCAGGGTGGGGCCAGAAGGGTTCCTCCCGAACGGAGCAGCACTCGTGCGTGAAACCCTCGACGACGGGTGACCCGTTCCTGGAAGGATCGCCTCCGGAGGTGGGTGATGGACAACGAGCCCTTGCAGGTGACCTTCGACATGGACTTCGTCTCCACCGCGTTGTTCCTGCTGGTGATCGGCTGGGTGTCAGGACGCCTACTGGGCGTGAAACGCGGCTTCTGGCGGGCGCTCTTCGCGGGACTGATCGGGTTGCTCGCCGGATACGCCTTGGTCTACGCGCAGTTCGGCGACCTGGACAATCTCAGCGATCCGGATGACCTGGTGCGGTTGGGGGTCGGATTCGTCGGCTACGTGCTGCTGGTCACGATGCTGGCCAGCATCGTGATCGAGGCGATCCTGCGGCCCAAGCACGGCAAGAAGCGCAGTCTGCTGCGCAGTCCGCCCCGACCGTTCCGGTGGATCGGTGCGAAGTTCGCTCTCGTGCAGCGGCTGTGGCAAATCGCCATGGCCGCGCGTCGCAACGGCCTGGTGGGCCGCGAGTACGCATCCCGGGCGGCGCTCGCGACCCCGGAAGGGGCCCGAGCTCTGCGGCTGACGCTCGAAGAGTGCGGGGGGATGTTCATCAAGTTCGGCCAGATCGCCGCAGGTCGCGATGACCTGCTGCCCTCCACCGTGACGTCCGAACTCGCCGAACTGCGCACCGCCGTGAAGCCGCTGCCCCCCGACGTGGTCCACGAGGTGCTGGCCGCCGAACTCGCCGACGCCTACGAGACCGCCTTTGAGTGGTTCGACGACGAACCGTTGGCCGCTGCCTCCATCGGCGTCACCCACCGAGCCCGACTGCGTGACGGACAGGACGTCATCGTCAAGATCCAGCGCCCCCGCATCGACGAGATCGTCGACCGCGACGGACGAGTATTGCTGTGGGGCGCCCGCCAGTTGGAGCGCGGTTCGGACTCGGCTCGGGCGCTGGGAATCGTGGATTTGGCTCAGGAGCTCATCAACAGCGTCAGCCAGGAACTCAACTTCAACCGGGAAGCCGCCAACAACGCCGCGATGCGCCGGCACAGCAACGAGGAGGACGGGGTCGCCTTCCCCGAGGTCTTCCAGTTGTTGACCACGAGGCGAGTCCTGGTCATGGAGGAGGTGCGCGGTGCTCCGGTGTCGGATCAAGCCGCCGTCGACGCTGTCCCCGTTGAGCGAAGGGTCTTGGCGGATCGACTTCTCCGCTCGTTCCTGGATCAAGTTCTGCACGACGGCGTCTATCACGCCGATCCGCACCCGGGGAACATCCTCATCGACTCCAGCGGTGAGTTGTGGTTCATCGACTACGGAGCCGTCGGTCACCTGGATCCGATCACCATCGAGGCGCTGCAGCAGATGGCGATCGGTTTCACCCTGCGCGACCCCGGTGTGCTGGCGCGGGCAGTTCGTCGGATCGCCGGCGGGGCCGGGGAGTCCCTGGACATCCCGAGTCTGGAGTTCGACATGGGCCAGGTTCTGACCCAGGTCGAGGGGGAGGGCTTCGGTCCGACCGCCATCGCAGAAGTCGTCCATGTGCTGCGCCGCCACGACGTCAAGGTGCCCACGGCACTCACCGTCCTGGGTCGCTCCGCCGTCACTCTCGAGGGAACCTTGCGGGAGATCTCGTCGGGATATCGCATGGCCACCGAGGCTCAACGCCTCATCGGGGCCGAGCCGGCCCCCGGGACCGTGCAGGAGATCGCGCAGCAAGAGCTGCTGCGGGCCTTGCCGTCTCTGCGCCCTTTGCCGCAACTGACCGAGGACGTGGGACTGCAACTGCGTAGTGGTCGTCTCGGGTTGCAGATCGAGCGCTACGCGGGCAAGGACCGGATCCATATCGACCAATGGCTGGATCGGGTGATCTGGGCGACTCTGGGAATGGCGGGGCTGATCGGTTCCGCGCTGATACTGATCGCCAGCGAACTCGCTGCGGAGGAAGGGGGCGGGCTCTACCTTCGAGTCATCGGATTCGTGGGCTTGGTAGCCTCCTCAGCGATGCAGATGCGCACTATCGCTCGAGTGCTGAAGCGGCGTTCCCCGGAGGATGTGGGGTAGGTCCCCATGGTTGCAGAGCCAAGGTCGGACGCCGTCAGCGCTCCTTGCGGTCGCCGCGCCGACGCCGCTTTCGCTTCTGCTGCCACCGGCCCTGCTTGTCGTCGATGACCATGCGAGCGAACATGTCGGGATCGAACTCCGAGGACTTGTCGCCGTCCAGGACCAGTCCGCGATCGGCGACCGCCCGGACTTGGCGGACATCCTGGGAGTAGATGACCAGCCCCTTGCCGGCCGCCTTCAGCTCATTCAGGCGCTGGATACATCTGGCGCGGAACTCCTTGTCCCCGACGATCGCCGTGCGGTCGAAGGCAAGCAGATCCACCGGCGCGGTCGTGGCGACCGCGAAACCGATCTGGGCCAGGACGTGCCGTGGCTGGGACTGGCTCTGACGGTGCAGAAGCCGTGAGACTCCGGCGAACTCAACCATGTCGTCGAACTTGCGGTCTATGGCGCGGTCGGACAGTCCGCAGCAGCCGGCGATGAATCTCAGCGACTGCTCGACCGACAGGTACTTCAGCTGCTTGCGACTCGGGGCGACGGACAACAGCGAGCGACGTGGCAAGGTGACCGTTCCCTCGTCGGGGGCGAGCAGGCCCGTGACCAGTCGCAGGAACAGCGCGGGTCGGTGGTTGGCGATGTCGAGGACGAACACGGCCTCACCCGCCTCGAGGTGAAAGTTGAGGTGGCGCACCGGCCAGGTCCGTTCCTTCACTTGTTGGCCCAGGACCGTGGGTACGTTCTCACGCCTCTTGCGCTGCTTCATCTCGACCACGCGCACGCCGACATCGGTCAGGGTGAGCATCAGAAGAGCCGCCGCATCTCGGCGGTGCGCGAGCGCATCAGGATCAGACCGATGACGAAGATGATGACGGTGACCACGGCGGAGATCACGTAGTTCGTCCAACTGGTGAGGATCTCCGGCCAGAACGCGGCCCGGTAGCAGTCGAGGATTCCGTGGAAGGGATTGAGGTAGAGCCACGGGGTGAGCCACTCCGGGAAGTTGCGCTGCGACCAGATCACCGGACTCATCCAGAAGAAGAACCGATTGACCAGGCTCGTCATACGTTCGACGTCGGGGAAGTGGACTGCCAGCGCGGCTCCGATCATCGCGAATCCGAGGCACAAGACGAACTGGAAGACGAGGCCGACAGGGATCAGTAATACTCCCCAGCCGACGTTGGGCTCCCCGGTGAACAGTCGGAACACGATCACGATGATCACGACCACGGGCGAGGCCAAGATCATGTCGACCATCGAAAACAGGACCAGTCGCATGGGCCAGACAACGGCGGGGAGCTTGCTGGTCACCAGTTGGCGGCCGTAGCGACGCAAGATCTTGGGGCCGCCCCCCACCGACTTGTTCAACCACCCCAACGGGAGCAGCCCGGTGATCAGGTACAAGATGAAGGGGGTCTGGGTGATGCCCTTGGTCGACCCGAACAGGAACGCGAAGACGATCCACATGAACGTCGCCTGCAGCAGCGGCTCGCCCATGGTCCACAGCAGGCCGAGCCGGTAGCGGCCGTAGTAGCGCTTGAGGTCCTGCCGGACCATCAAGCCGACGGTCTCGCGGTGGTTGACCAGCTGTTGGACGGTACTCATCGGTTGCCGGTCCCACGGCGAACGCCTGGCCCACGGCATATGGCGGGACCCGGCATCATGGTCCGATCGTAGGTGCCCGGTAGGTGTCCGCGGTTACTTTCAGCGTCGCTTGAATTTGAACTTCCGAATCGCGGGGTAGGTGCCTTCGCACGCGGCGATGGCTGCGGCTCGCAGTCTCATCTTGGTGTCCGTGTAGGCGGGTCGGTCGGCCAGGTTCTCGACCTGCCAAGGGTCCCGCAGGTTGTCATAGAGTTCCTCGGTCCGGTC
This portion of the Candidatus Nanopelagicales bacterium genome encodes:
- a CDS encoding AarF/UbiB family protein — its product is MDNEPLQVTFDMDFVSTALFLLVIGWVSGRLLGVKRGFWRALFAGLIGLLAGYALVYAQFGDLDNLSDPDDLVRLGVGFVGYVLLVTMLASIVIEAILRPKHGKKRSLLRSPPRPFRWIGAKFALVQRLWQIAMAARRNGLVGREYASRAALATPEGARALRLTLEECGGMFIKFGQIAAGRDDLLPSTVTSELAELRTAVKPLPPDVVHEVLAAELADAYETAFEWFDDEPLAAASIGVTHRARLRDGQDVIVKIQRPRIDEIVDRDGRVLLWGARQLERGSDSARALGIVDLAQELINSVSQELNFNREAANNAAMRRHSNEEDGVAFPEVFQLLTTRRVLVMEEVRGAPVSDQAAVDAVPVERRVLADRLLRSFLDQVLHDGVYHADPHPGNILIDSSGELWFIDYGAVGHLDPITIEALQQMAIGFTLRDPGVLARAVRRIAGGAGESLDIPSLEFDMGQVLTQVEGEGFGPTAIAEVVHVLRRHDVKVPTALTVLGRSAVTLEGTLREISSGYRMATEAQRLIGAEPAPGTVQEIAQQELLRALPSLRPLPQLTEDVGLQLRSGRLGLQIERYAGKDRIHIDQWLDRVIWATLGMAGLIGSALILIASELAAEEGGGLYLRVIGFVGLVASSAMQMRTIARVLKRRSPEDVG
- a CDS encoding ABC transporter permease, giving the protein MSTVQQLVNHRETVGLMVRQDLKRYYGRYRLGLLWTMGEPLLQATFMWIVFAFLFGSTKGITQTPFILYLITGLLPLGWLNKSVGGGPKILRRYGRQLVTSKLPAVVWPMRLVLFSMVDMILASPVVVIIVIVFRLFTGEPNVGWGVLLIPVGLVFQFVLCLGFAMIGAALAVHFPDVERMTSLVNRFFFWMSPVIWSQRNFPEWLTPWLYLNPFHGILDCYRAAFWPEILTSWTNYVISAVVTVIIFVIGLILMRSRTAEMRRLF